A window of the Hordeum vulgare subsp. vulgare chromosome 5H, MorexV3_pseudomolecules_assembly, whole genome shotgun sequence genome harbors these coding sequences:
- the LOC123452468 gene encoding uncharacterized protein LOC123452468 → MWITQPPPPRRRLPSSAAMAMVSCCLGSTLSRSLRLHPFPVSVPSSHLRTRHSPDRPTIRAAAKPSPCAAVRSGFPFLPASWGMSSNIGGGDANLPFGGGDIGGGGCGGGGSMAGDGAEDDMPIEGFLELDGIVQWLRRLLQHGGASKEHLLADDLLTTMSCLIGIFAKDNVECQPSSGMDAINPVGAEPSSCNGKNDEKHAVIPTVLNSTTNSMSSYSYKNTGTETMRKRATNSPIHHVDIGIPDDENDSDENEKKMKMVIKRIKTMFKKATQWLGNLSRPECIIAKFKKVRGTQRGQSQPMETV, encoded by the exons ATGTGGATTACACAGCCACCGCCGCCTCGACGCCGCCTCCCATCGTCAGCCGCCATGGCCATGGTATCCTGTTGCTTGGGCTCGACGCTCTCCCGCTCCCTCCGCCTCCACCCCTTCCCCGTCTCCGTGCCCTCCTCTCACCTCCGTACCCGCCACAGCCCTGACCGCCCCACCATCCGCGCCGCCGCCAAACCCAGCCCCTGCGCTGCCGTCCGCTCCGGGTTTCCTTTCCTCCCGGCATCTTGGGGCATGTCCAGCAACATCGGCGGCGGCGACGCCAACCTACCCTTTGGTGGAGGCGacatcggcggcggcggctgcggcggcggcggcagcatgGCCGGCGATGGGGCCGAAGACGACATGCCAATTGAGGGCTTCCTGGAGCTGGACGGTATCGTGCAGTGGCTCCGCCGTCTGCTCCAGCATGGCGGCGCCTCAAAGGAGCACCTCCTCGCCGACGACCTCTTGACCACTATGAGCTGTTTGATCGGCATCTTCGCCAAG GACAATGTCGAGTGTCAACCTTCCAGTGGCATG GATGCTATCAATCCTGTGGGAGCTGAGCCAAGCAGCTGCAATGGCAAAAATGATGAGAAACATGCAGTAATTCCGACTGTTCTGAATAGCACTACAAATTCTATGAGCAGTTACTCTTATAAAAACACTGGGACGGAAACAATG AGAAAGAGAGCAACCAACAGTCCAATTCATCATGTTGACATAGGCATTCCTGATGATGAAAATGATTCTGATGAGAATGAGAAGAAAATGAAG aTGGTGATTAAGCGCATAAAGACTATGTTCAAGAAAGCGACACAGTGGCTGGGAAATCTAAGCCGACCTGAATGTATAATTGCTAAATTCAAGAAAGTGCGAGGGACTCAGAGAGGCCAGAGTCAGCCCATGGAAACTGTGTAG